The proteins below are encoded in one region of Salvelinus namaycush isolate Seneca chromosome 32, SaNama_1.0, whole genome shotgun sequence:
- the LOC120026891 gene encoding proteasome subunit beta type-7-like — translation MALSNVVETPASGFNFENVSRNVALKGLLEGGHTKAPKPMKTGTTIAGLVCKDGVVLGADTRATSGEVVADKMCAKIHYISPNMYCCGAGTAADTEKTTDLLSSNLTIFSMNSGRNPRVVMAVNILQDMLFRYRGQIGASLILGGVDCTGNHLYTVGPYGSIDNVPYLAMGSGDLAALGILEDRFKPNMELEEAKELVRDAIHSGIMSDLASGNNIDICVITKQGVDYIRPYQESEYKDKRQRRYKYRPGTTSILTEKIVPLELEVVQETVQRMDTA, via the exons ATGGCGCTATCAAATGTTGTCGAAACACCTGCATCGGGATTTAATTTTGAGAACGTCTCCAG AAATGTTGCTCTGAAGGGTCTGCTGGAGGGAGGACATACCAAGGCACCTAAGCCTATGAAGACAGGGACCACCATAGCTGGACTAGTGTGCAAG GATGGAGTGGTTCTGGGAGCAGACACGCGGGCCACCTCAGGTGAAGTCGTGGCTGATAAGATGTGTGCCAAGATCCACTACATCTCCCCCAATATGTA CTGCTGTGGTGCAGGAACTGCAGCGGATACAGAGAAGACCACCGACCTGCTCTCCTCCAACCTTACCATCTTTTCTATGAACAGCGGCAGGAACCCACGTGTCGTGATGGCAGTAAACATATTACAGGACATGctattcag GTACCGGGGCCAGATAGGGGCCAGTCTAATCCTAGGAGGGGTGGACTGCACCGGCAATCACCTCTACACAGTGGGGCCCTATGGGAGCATAGACAATGTGCCATACCTTGCAATGG gGTCTGGTGACTTGGCCGCTCTGGGGATTCTGGAGGATAGATTCAAACCTAATATGGAG TTGGAGGAGGCTAAGGAGTTGGTCCGGGATGCCATCCACTCAGGCATCATGAGTGACCTGGCCTCAGGCAACAACATAGATATCTGTGTCATCACTAAACAGGGGGTGGACTACATCAGGCCGTACCAGGAGTCAGAGTATAAAGACAAGAG GCAGAGAAGATACAAGTATCGCCCAGGTACAACGTCTATTTTGACAGAGAAAATAGTCCCTCTGGAGCTGGAGGTAGTTCAGGAGACAGTCCAGCGGATGGATACCGCCTGA
- the LOC120026893 gene encoding proteasome subunit beta type-6-B like protein, producing MDSQIKGVSTGTTILAVTFNGGVIIGSDSRASIGGSYVSSKTINKLIQVHDRIFCCIAGSLADAQAVTKAAKFQISFHSIQMESPPLVKAAASVLKELCYNNKEELQAGFITAGWDRKKGPQVYTVALGGMLLSQPFTIGGSGSTYIYGYADAKYKPDMSKEECLQFATNALALAMGRDNVSGGVAHLVVITEEGVEHMVIPGDKLPKFHDE from the exons ATGGACTCTCAAATCAAAGGAGTTAGCACAGGC ACCACCATCTTGGCGGTGACGTTCAATGGAGGGGTTATCATTGGCTCAGATTCCAGGGCGTCCATCGGAGG GAGCTACGTGTCCTCTAAGACCATCAACAAGCTGATCCAGGTTCATGACAGGATATTCTGCTGCATCGCCGGCTCCCTGGCAGACGCTCAGGCTGTCACCAAGGCTGCCAAGTTCCAGATCTCCTTTCACAG TATCCAGATGGAGTCCCCTCCTCTGGTGAAGGCAGCAGCGTCCGTGTTGAAGGAGCTGTGCTACAACAACAAGGAGGAGCTGCAGGCCGGCTTCATCACTGCAGGCTGGGACAGGAAGAAAGGGCCACAG GTTTACACGGTGGCCTTGGGCGGTATGTTACTCAGTCAGCCGTTCACCATCGGAGGATCAGGGAGCACGTACATCTACGGTTACGCCGACGCCAAATACAAACCTGACATGAGCAAAGAGGAGTGCCTGCAGTTTGCTACAAATG CTCTGGCCCTAGCTATGGGCAGAGACAATGTCAGCGGAGGCGTGGCACACCTGGTGGTGATCACCGAGGAGGGGGTGGAGCATATGGTCATCCCTGGAGACAAGCTACCCAAGTTCCACGATGAGTAG
- the LOC120027160 gene encoding proteasome subunit beta type-9-like, with the protein MLEESSEPGWLSEEVKTGTTIIAIEFDGGVVLGSDSRVSAGETVVNRVMNKLSLLHDKIYCALSGSAADAQTIAEMVNYQLDVHSIEVGEDPQVRSAATLVKNISYKYKEELSAHLIVAGWDKRAGGQVYVTLNGLLSRQPFAVGGSGSSYVYGFVDAEYRKAMSKEDCQQFVVNTLSLAMGRDGSSGGVAYLVTIDEKGAEEKCILGNELPTFYDQ; encoded by the exons ATGTTAGAAGAATCATCAGAGCCAGGGTGGCTATCCGAAGAAGTAAAAACTGGG ACCACCATCATTGCTATTGAGTTTGATGGAGGTGTGGTGCTGGGCTCTGACTCTCGAGTGTCTGCTGG GGAGACTGTGGTGAACCGGGTGATGAACaagctctctctcctccatgacaAGATCTACTGCGCCCTGTCAGGCTCGGCTGCAGACGCCCAGACCATCGCTGAGATGGTCAACTACCAGCTGGATGTGCACAG CATTGAGGTTGGAGAGGATCCCCAAGTTCGTTCAGCTGCCACTCTGGTGAAAAACATCTCGTACAAGTACAAAGAAGAGCTGTCAGCACATCTCATTGTTGCCGGGTGGGACAAGAGAGCAGGGGGACAG GTGTATGTGACCCTGAATGGACTGTTGTCCAGACAACCCTTTGCGGTCGGCGGCTCCGGAAGCTCCTATGTCTATGGGTTTGTTGATGCAGAGTACCGGAAGGCCATGAGCAAAGAGGACTGCCAACAGTTTGTTGTCAACA caCTTTCATTGGCCATGGGTCGAGATGGTTCCAGCGGAGGTGTGGCCTACCTTGTCACTATTGATGAAAAGGGTGCAGAGGAGAAATGCATCCTGGGCAACGAGTTGCCCACTTTTTATGATCAGTGA
- the LOC120027264 gene encoding antigen peptide transporter 2-like yields MMLRTCVFAMAVGLCIDITTFYATGFGASISKTGPISFDVFRNLVRLWVVAGIRLVLLFGVSLLTLGSIKPVLKRWLAVHCFLAPVYETGRLMLHGSSPESAYGSLGGPSLWLLCTAAAAAAALFWEKTFPDSNEESNGKEKKQKARVLFMRVLHFYRPDTLLLVGAFIFLSLAVVCEMFIPFYTGKVIDILASQYKWNDFLTAIILMGLYSLGSSFSAGCRGGLFMCAINSFTCRIKVELFGALVKQEIGFFETIKTGDITSRLSTDTTKMARAVALNVNVLLRTLIKIVGMLSLMMSLSWKLTLLMLMETPVTGLLQGVYDNYYLRLSKEVQDSMARANEAAGETVAGIRTVRSFNTERSEAGRYDHRLMDTHNLKTRRDTVRAVYLLLRRLTALVMQVAMLYYGRLFIQRGQMSTGNLVSFILYQSNLGTNIRTLIYIFGDMLNSVGAAGKVFEYLDREPQVSIKGTLQPETLSGHVHFHNLSFSYPTRQERKVLQGFSLELRPGQLTALVGPSGGGKSTCVSLLERFYQPQQGEILLDGQPLHSYQHHYLHRKVAMVGQEPVLFSGSIKDNIAYGLADCSLERVQEAARRANAHSFISQLEKGYDTDVGERGGQMSGGEKQRIAIARALIREPQVLILDEVTSALDTESEHMVQEALASCPSQTLLVIAHRLKTIERADQIILIDQGTVLEQGTHQELMDRKGGYYKLRERLFTEDDTSH; encoded by the exons ATGATGCTTAGAACGTGCGTGTTCGCCATGGCTGTAGGTCTATGCATTGACATAACCACATTTTACGCCACGGGTTTTGGCGCATCAATTTCCAAAACTGGACCAATaagttttgatgttttcagaaATCTGGTGCGTCTATGGGTTGTAGCGGGGATTCGATTAGTTCTACTATTTGGTGTATCGCTACTCACACTAGGATCGATTAAACCCGTATTGAAGCGCTGGTTAGCAGTGCACTGTTTCCTTGCCCCGGTCTACGAGACCGGGCGACTGATGCTGCATGGAAGTTCACCGGAGAGCGCGTATGGATCGTTGGGGGGTCCAAGTTTGTGGCTATTGTGTACCGCGGCAGCAGCTGCAGCAGCCCTGTTTTGGGAGAAAACCTTCCCTGACAGCAACGAAGAAAGTAACGGGAAAGAGAAGAAACAGAAGGCACGAGTGCTGTTCATGAGAGTCCTCCACTTCTACAGACCTGACACCCTCCTTTTGGTTGGAGCGTTTATATTCCTGTCACTGGCTGTCGTCT GTGAAATGTTCATCCCATTCTATACAGGAAAGGTGATTGACATCTTGGCTTCCCAGTACAAGTGGAATGACTTTCTCACAGCTATCATCCTCATGGGGCTCTACTCTTTGGGAAG CTCTTTCAGTGCAGGCTGTCGAGGAGGCCTCTTCATGTGTGCCATCAACAGCTTCACCTGCAGAATTAAAGTAGAGCTGTTTGGGGCCCTGGTGAAGCAGGAGATTGGCTTCTTTGAGACCATCAAGACAG GTGACATCACGTCCAGGCTGTCCACAGACACCACTAAGATGGCCCGGGCGGTGGCCCTGAATGTCAACGTCCTACTGAGGACCCTCATTAAGATTGTGGGTATGCTGTCGCTCATGATGAGCCTGTCCTGGAAGCTCACTCTGCTCATGCTGATGGAGACGCCCGTCACCGGCCTGCTGCAAGGCGTCTATGACAACTATTACCTG AGGCTCTCTAAGGAGGTGCAGGACTCCATGGCCAGGGCGAACGAGGCAGCGGGAGAAACAGTAGCAGGAATCCGGACCGTGCGAAGCTTTAACACAGAGCGGAGTGAGGCTGGTCGTTATGACCACAGGTTGATGGACACCCACAATCTCAAGACCAGGCGGGACACCGTCAGGGCAGTGTACCTGCTCCTGAGAAGA ctAACAGCGCTGGTAATGCAGGTGGCCATGCTGTACTATGGCAGACTGTTTATCCAGCGAGGTCAGATGAGCACTGGGAACCTGGTCTCTTTCATCCTCTACCAGTCTAACCTGGGAACCAACATCAGG ACTTTGATTTACATCTTTGGCGACATGCTGAACTCGGTGGGGGCGGCTGGTAAGGTGTTTGAGTATCTGGACAGAGAGCCCCAGGTCAGCATCAAGGGGACCCTCCAACCAGAGACCTTGTCTGGACACGTCCATTTCCACAACCTCTCCTTCTCCTACCCCACCCGCCAGGAGCGCAAAGTACTGCAG GGATTCTCTCTGGAGCTGAGGCCGGGTCAGCTGACTGCTCTGGTGGGGCCGTCAGGAGGGGGGAAGAGCACCTGTGTCAGTCTGCTGGAGAGGTTCTATCAGCCTCAGCAGGGAGAGATCCTATTGGATGGACAGCCACTGCACAGCTACCAGCACCACTACCTACACAGGAAG GTGGCCATGGTGGGCCAggaacctgttctgttctctggGTCCATCAAGGACAACATTGCCTACGGCCTGGCAGACTGCTCTCTGGAGAGGGTGCAGGAAGCTGCTCGCAGAGCCAATGCCCACAGCTTCATCAGCCAACTGGAGAAGGGTTATGACACAG ATGTAGGAGAGCGGGGTGGTCAGATGTCCGGTGGTGAGAAGCAGCGTATTGCCATCGCCAGAGCTCTGATCAGAGAGCCACAGGTCCTCATCCTGGACGAGGTTACCAGCGCACTGGACACTGAGAGCGAACACATG GTCCAGGAGGCCCTGGCTAGCTGCCCCTCCCAGACCCTGCTGGTGATTGCTCACAGGCTGAAGACCATCGAGAGGGCAGATCAGATCATTCTGATTGACCAGGGAACCGTCCTGGAGCAGGGCACTCaccaggagttgatggacaggAAGGGGGGCTACTACAAACTAAGAGAGAGACTCTTCACAGAAGACGACACGTCACACTGA